The following is a genomic window from Nymphaea colorata isolate Beijing-Zhang1983 chromosome 3, ASM883128v2, whole genome shotgun sequence.
ctaatttaggagatttaaaaaaagacatttatttTTACTATTATTGTTTAAAGTATGCGTCATTGATCCGGACCTCATCTGCTTGCCTGGTCTGTCCATAATCTGTCCTGATCGACCTAAacagtatttaaaaaaaaaaaaaaggagtctAACGATCTGTCACCTGCTCCTAAAACGAAATTACAGCAAATTAAAACTAAGCAAAAAAACCGAAAAATAAGGGAACGCCTTATAAACTAACAACAAACGCCAACTTCCCGGAATAAATCCGCGTTTCCATTGCCCGGCGACGGCTGAAGACTACACCGCTGTTTTTGAACGAACAGAGACAATCAGAagttccccctttctctctttcgaATGGCTCGCCGTCGACGACCTGCGGCCGCCACCACCGCCATTATCCATCTCCTTGTtcacgtctctctcttcttctccgtcGTCTCTGCTGCAACCTTCGCCGACGACGCAGCGGCGTTGCAGGACCTGAGAGATGCCTTTGGTGGGGAGTCTCTCGGCTGGACGGGCAAAGACCCGTGCAGCTGGCCTCATGTCGTCTGTGACGGCAACCGCGTCACTTCCATTCAGGTGGCCAATGCCGGCATCTCTGGCGTCCTTCCTCCGAATATCTCCAAGCTCAGCAAGCTCACCACGCTCGGCCTCCAGAACAACCGGCTCACCGGCGCCGTCCCCAGTCTCACCGGCCTCACCTTCCTTCAGAATCTTTACCTCGACAACAACAACTTCTCCTCCATCCCCTCCGGCGCTTTCTCCGGCCTCACCAACCTGCAGACCGTCCGTCTCGACTACAACCAGTTTAGCCCCTGGCCCATCCCCACGGAACTCGCCCAGTCCACCAGCCTCAAATCGTTCACCGCCAGCAAGGCTAACGCCGTGGGCACCATCCCGGACTTCTTCGGCAGCTTGCCGAACCTCCAGGAGCTCAAGCTCTCCTACAACAATCTCACCGGCGGAATCCCCTCCTCATTCGCCAAGTCTGGCATACAGATACTCTGGCTCAACAACCAGCAAGGTGAGAAGCTATCCGGCTCGATTTCCGTCCTCGGCCAGATGCCTGAGCTCACACAAGTCTGGCTTCAGACGAACGCATTCTCCGGGCCCATTCCGGATCTCTCCAAAAGCGTTTCCCTCTCAGATCTCCAGCTGAGGGATAATGCCCTCACCGGCGTCGTTCCCAAATCGCTCACCAGCCAGAGTTCTCTGCTTAAGGTCAGTCTGGGCAATAACCAGCTCCAGGGGCCGTTTCCCAGCTTCCCGACGTCGGTCACCACCGTCGATATCGGCGACACCAACAGCTTCTGCCTACCGGAACCCGGTCCCTGCGATCCACGGGTGGATGCCCTCCTCGCCATAGCCGCCGACGTGAACTACCCGACTGCCTTCGCCGATGCTTGGAAGGGAAATGACCCCTGTAACCGCTGGGCGTTCGTGACCTGCGATTCGCAAGGGGCCATCACAGTTCTCAACTTCGCAAATCAGCATTTAGTGGGAACGATATCACCAGCAATGGCGAACCTAACCGGCCTGAAGGCACTTCTTCTGAACAATAACAACTTGACCGGAACAATCCCTGCCGCCCTCACCATGCTGCCTAATTTGCAGACCATCGATGTCTCGAACAATAACCTCACCGGAAATGTGCCTAGTTTCGCGGAGAAGGTTGCGCTTAATATTTCGGGCAACTTGCTTCTGGGCAGTAGCATTGCTTCCGGTGGCAGCGGACGGTCTGCGACTGCCGGCGGCAATAGTGGTGATGATGCATCTGGTTCATCCATCTCCTCTGCGAGAGGCGGTTCATCTTCATCCTCTACTCGTATCGGTGTCGGATTAGGCGTGTCGGTGGCGCTCCTCCTACTTTCTGGACTGGCTTATTCTTACTACCGTAAGACAAAATGCTCAAAATTTGAACAAGTGAAGAGTCCCCATGACTCTTCAAATGGGACGGATCACGTGAAGATTAACATCGTTAACGGAAATGGGTACGTGATGGCGGATCAGCAGAGCCCGGAGAGCAGCGGAACGGCGAGTTTGGCCGATCCCGGCACCATGGTCATATCCATTCAAGTGCTTCAGCAAGTGACGAACAATTTCTGCGAATCGAATGTGATAGGGAGAGGCGGTTTCGGAGTTGTGTACAGGGGAGAGCTTCACGATGGAACTAAGATAGCAGTGAAGAGAATGGAAGGAGCGGCAGCAGGGAACAAGGGTATGAACGAATTCTTGGCAGAGATTGCCGTCTTGACAAAAGTTAGGCACCGGCATTTGGTGGCATTACTCGGGTACTGCATTGAAGGAAATGAGAGGCTTCTGGTTTATGAGTACATGCCTCAGGGGACATTGGGGCAGCACCTGTTTGAGGGGCCGGAAAAAGGGTTCTCTTTCCTGAACTGGAAGGCGAGATTAACGATAGCATTGGACGTTGCTCGAGGAGTAGAGTATCTGCACAGTTTGGCTCAGAAAAGTTTCATTCATAGAGATCTGAAGCCTTCCAATATACTACTTGATGATAATATGAGAGCAAAAGTCTCAGACTTTGGCCTTGTCAAGCTCGCCCCTGAAGGGAAGTGCTCATTGGAGACTAGATTGGCCGGGACATTCGGATATCTTGCACCTGAATATGCTAGTAAGTGAAAGAATTCTGATTCTGATTTCCCTTTTACAGATGCATTTTGTTGAATCTCTTGGACCATGGTTCGATTGCTTTCCTTTCTGAGAGATTTAGAGCGGTAGCTATTTTGTTCATTAGTCTGTCGAGAACTTGAAATGTTAAACATTTGGTTAGTTCTAggcattttgagttcttatcaGCAGCCCTGACTTGAGTTTCCTACTGAAACTCGCAGAACTGCATTTTGCCTAGATAAATTAATTGGCAACTGTGCATGATTTATGACGGTTTGAGAGTTTATGAGAATCTTAGGTGCCCACTCCAGATAAGTCTACTGTTTTGTTTTATAGATTGAAGTACTgaaactttgttttgtttgtcttGG
Proteins encoded in this region:
- the LOC116249635 gene encoding receptor-like kinase TMK4; its protein translation is MARRRRPAAATTAIIHLLVHVSLFFSVVSAATFADDAAALQDLRDAFGGESLGWTGKDPCSWPHVVCDGNRVTSIQVANAGISGVLPPNISKLSKLTTLGLQNNRLTGAVPSLTGLTFLQNLYLDNNNFSSIPSGAFSGLTNLQTVRLDYNQFSPWPIPTELAQSTSLKSFTASKANAVGTIPDFFGSLPNLQELKLSYNNLTGGIPSSFAKSGIQILWLNNQQGEKLSGSISVLGQMPELTQVWLQTNAFSGPIPDLSKSVSLSDLQLRDNALTGVVPKSLTSQSSLLKVSLGNNQLQGPFPSFPTSVTTVDIGDTNSFCLPEPGPCDPRVDALLAIAADVNYPTAFADAWKGNDPCNRWAFVTCDSQGAITVLNFANQHLVGTISPAMANLTGLKALLLNNNNLTGTIPAALTMLPNLQTIDVSNNNLTGNVPSFAEKVALNISGNLLLGSSIASGGSGRSATAGGNSGDDASGSSISSARGGSSSSSTRIGVGLGVSVALLLLSGLAYSYYRKTKCSKFEQVKSPHDSSNGTDHVKINIVNGNGYVMADQQSPESSGTASLADPGTMVISIQVLQQVTNNFCESNVIGRGGFGVVYRGELHDGTKIAVKRMEGAAAGNKGMNEFLAEIAVLTKVRHRHLVALLGYCIEGNERLLVYEYMPQGTLGQHLFEGPEKGFSFLNWKARLTIALDVARGVEYLHSLAQKSFIHRDLKPSNILLDDNMRAKVSDFGLVKLAPEGKCSLETRLAGTFGYLAPEYATTGRVTTKVDVFAFGVVLMEMITGRKALDESQPEESCHLVSWFRRILISNKGDIGKAIDPAINVDDEETFRSICTIAELAGHCTVREPSQRPDIGHAVNVLSPLVEQWKPCHRDEECSEGINYDIPLSVALQRWQANEGNSTMTDTFFRDSTVVENTQSSIPLSTACFPDAANCR